One window from the genome of Natrialba magadii ATCC 43099 encodes:
- a CDS encoding thioredoxin domain-containing protein translates to MTTSTPTDRNRLDEEESPYLRQHADNPVNWQPWDEQALETAREHDVPIFLSIGYSACHWCHVMEDESFADEQVAEVLNENFVPIKVDREERPDVDSIYMTVCQLVTGRGGWPLSAWLTPEGKPFYVGTYFPKNAKRGQPGFLDILENVTNSWEGDRDEVENRAEQWTDAAKDRLEETPDSVSASQPPSSDVLEAAANASLRSADRQFGGFGSDGPKFPQPSRLRVLARAAARTGRDDFQDVFVETLDAMAAGGLYDHVGGGFHRYCVDRDWTVPHFEKMLYDNAAIPRAFLVGYQQTGDERYAEVVAETLTFVERELTHEEGGFFSTLDAQSEDPDTGEREEGSFYVWTPDEVHDVLENETDADLFCDRYDITESGNFEGSNQPNRVASVSDLAAEYDLDATDVRERLESAREKLFAAREQRPRPNRDEKVLAGWNGLMIATCAEAALVLGGGEDGDEYATMAVDALEFVRDRLWDEDEQRLSRRYKDEDVAIDGYLEDYAFLARGALGCYEATGEVDHLAFALDLARVIEDEFWDADRGTLYFTPESGESLVTRPQELGDQSTPSAAGVAVETLLALEGFVDQGDEFEEIATTVLETHANRIETNSLEHATLCLAADRLESGALEITVAADDLPDEWREAFAGRYLPDRLFARRPATDDELESWLDELDLADAPPIWAGREASDGEPTLYVCRDRTCSPPTHDVSEALEWLAGEEQTESPF, encoded by the coding sequence ATGACGACATCCACGCCGACTGATCGCAATCGGCTCGACGAGGAGGAGAGTCCCTACCTGCGCCAGCACGCGGACAATCCCGTCAACTGGCAGCCCTGGGACGAGCAGGCCCTCGAGACGGCCCGCGAGCACGACGTGCCGATCTTCCTCTCGATCGGCTACTCGGCGTGTCACTGGTGTCACGTCATGGAAGACGAGAGCTTCGCGGACGAACAGGTCGCCGAGGTCCTGAACGAGAACTTCGTTCCGATCAAGGTCGACCGCGAAGAGCGCCCGGACGTCGATTCGATTTATATGACCGTCTGCCAGCTCGTCACCGGCCGCGGCGGTTGGCCCCTCTCGGCGTGGCTCACCCCCGAGGGGAAGCCGTTCTACGTCGGGACGTACTTCCCCAAAAACGCCAAACGCGGCCAGCCCGGCTTCCTCGACATTCTCGAGAACGTGACGAACTCGTGGGAGGGAGACCGCGACGAGGTCGAGAACCGCGCCGAGCAGTGGACCGACGCCGCGAAGGACCGACTCGAGGAGACTCCGGATTCAGTCAGCGCATCGCAGCCACCATCGAGCGACGTACTCGAGGCGGCCGCGAACGCTTCACTCCGGAGTGCGGACCGCCAGTTCGGCGGCTTCGGTTCCGATGGACCGAAGTTCCCCCAGCCCTCGCGGCTCCGGGTGCTCGCCCGCGCCGCAGCTCGGACCGGACGCGACGACTTCCAGGACGTGTTCGTCGAAACACTCGATGCGATGGCTGCTGGCGGCCTCTACGACCACGTTGGCGGCGGCTTCCACCGCTACTGCGTCGACCGCGACTGGACGGTTCCTCACTTCGAGAAGATGCTGTACGACAACGCCGCGATTCCGCGTGCGTTCCTCGTCGGCTACCAGCAGACCGGGGACGAGCGCTACGCCGAAGTTGTCGCCGAGACCCTGACGTTCGTCGAGCGCGAACTGACCCACGAGGAGGGCGGCTTCTTCAGCACGCTCGATGCCCAGAGCGAGGACCCCGACACCGGCGAGCGTGAGGAAGGTTCGTTCTACGTCTGGACCCCCGACGAGGTTCACGACGTTCTCGAGAACGAGACCGATGCCGACCTGTTCTGCGACCGGTACGACATCACGGAGTCGGGCAACTTCGAGGGCTCAAACCAGCCGAATCGCGTCGCCTCGGTGTCTGATCTCGCGGCCGAGTACGATCTCGACGCGACCGACGTTCGGGAGCGACTCGAGTCCGCCCGCGAAAAACTGTTCGCGGCTCGCGAGCAACGCCCCCGACCCAACCGCGACGAGAAGGTGCTCGCCGGCTGGAACGGCCTGATGATCGCAACCTGCGCCGAAGCCGCTCTGGTCCTCGGCGGGGGCGAGGATGGGGACGAGTACGCCACCATGGCCGTCGACGCACTCGAGTTCGTTCGTGATCGGCTCTGGGACGAAGACGAACAGCGACTCTCCCGCCGGTACAAAGACGAGGATGTGGCCATCGACGGCTACCTCGAAGATTACGCCTTCCTCGCGCGTGGCGCGCTGGGCTGTTATGAGGCCACCGGCGAGGTCGACCACCTCGCGTTCGCCCTCGATCTCGCGCGCGTTATCGAAGACGAGTTCTGGGACGCAGACCGGGGAACGCTCTACTTCACGCCAGAGAGCGGCGAATCGCTCGTCACTCGCCCGCAAGAACTGGGCGACCAGTCGACGCCCTCGGCGGCGGGCGTCGCGGTCGAGACGCTGCTCGCGCTCGAGGGGTTCGTGGATCAAGGCGACGAGTTCGAGGAAATCGCCACAACCGTGCTCGAAACCCACGCCAACCGGATCGAGACGAACTCGCTCGAGCACGCGACGCTCTGTCTCGCCGCGGACCGACTCGAGTCCGGTGCACTCGAGATCACGGTGGCCGCGGACGACCTGCCCGACGAGTGGCGCGAGGCGTTCGCCGGCAGATATCTGCCCGATCGGCTGTTCGCGCGGCGACCGGCGACGGACGACGAACTCGAGTCGTGGCTCGACGAACTCGACCTCGCAGATGCGCCGCCGATCTGGGCCGGGCGGGAAGCGAGCGACGGCGAGCCGACGCTGTACGTCTGTCGCGACCGGACGTGTTCGCCGCCGACCCACGACGTGAGTGAGGCACTCGAGTGGCTCGCGGGAGAGGAGCAGACTGAGAGTCCGTTCTAG
- a CDS encoding SHOCT domain-containing protein: MESRLERFVAEDLWLLIAIVTFGIISILSLIGLEFVVAVLAVIGWFVLTPVFLFWGEDIAALMAERKQSTGSTGTTWPESSAADTGNDSDTNSDADAFAQLKHRYASGELSEDEFEHRLDRLLEADEAFDREAANRSRAARDGRTQSPNGQQDPEREHELE, from the coding sequence ATGGAGAGCCGTCTCGAACGGTTCGTCGCGGAGGACCTCTGGCTCCTGATCGCGATCGTAACCTTCGGCATCATCAGCATCCTGAGCCTGATCGGACTCGAGTTCGTCGTCGCTGTACTCGCGGTGATCGGCTGGTTCGTCCTGACACCTGTCTTTCTGTTCTGGGGAGAGGATATCGCGGCGCTCATGGCTGAGCGAAAGCAGTCGACTGGGTCGACGGGGACGACGTGGCCTGAATCGTCCGCAGCCGACACTGGCAATGACAGCGACACCAACAGCGACGCCGACGCGTTCGCACAACTCAAACACCGGTACGCGAGCGGCGAACTCAGCGAAGACGAGTTCGAACACCGACTCGACCGCCTGCTGGAAGCCGACGAGGCGTTCGATCGCGAGGCCGCAAACCGGTCGCGGGCAGCGCGTGATGGGCGAACACAGTCACCGAATGGACAGCAGGATCCCGAACGCGAGCACGAACTCGAGTAA
- a CDS encoding TlpA family protein disulfide reductase: MSLETMQPNPAWDAASYEDAVDTLEVHNDEVVYKVWGGDWCKDCRKLLPDFGAALDAASVPDDRIEEIAVDQDKQGSGVDEYGIEYIPTIVVETDDGEEVTRFVEEEAVPPAIWLADQLESEL, encoded by the coding sequence ATGAGTCTCGAAACCATGCAGCCGAATCCAGCGTGGGACGCCGCCTCCTACGAGGACGCGGTCGATACACTCGAAGTACACAACGACGAAGTCGTCTACAAAGTCTGGGGCGGCGACTGGTGTAAGGACTGCCGAAAGCTCCTCCCCGACTTCGGCGCTGCACTCGACGCCGCTTCCGTCCCCGACGACCGCATCGAGGAAATCGCCGTCGACCAGGACAAGCAAGGCTCCGGCGTCGACGAGTACGGTATCGAGTACATTCCCACGATTGTGGTCGAAACGGACGATGGCGAGGAAGTCACCCGCTTCGTCGAGGAAGAGGCCGTCCCGCCAGCAATCTGGCTCGCCGACCAACTCGAGAGCGAGCTGTAA
- a CDS encoding Leu/Phe/Val dehydrogenase, producing the protein MVFDSISETGHEQISYFSDPETGLTAIVAIHDTSLGPSLGGTRIRDYESEEAALTDVLRLSEAMTYKAAATDLPLGGGKAVIIGDPEEVKTEAALEAYGRAVDCLAGRYITSVDINSGAEEMDIVARETDHVVGGTDGLGNPSEVTAHGVFSGIRACAEHTHGTSTVSDLDVVVQGLGKVGRLLAEELLEHGASVTISDVNQEAVDEFSAAYDVDVVAPDAVYEEPCDVFAPCAIGGVVNDETIDQLQCDIVAGSANNVLKERRHADALAERDILYAPDYVINAGGLVTVGKEYLGGTYEEAYEESEKIGDRLSEMIERAEADDSTVLDAAEAYAQERIDESDTVTPALPSN; encoded by the coding sequence ATGGTATTCGACTCAATCTCCGAGACAGGGCACGAACAGATCTCGTACTTCTCCGACCCGGAGACGGGACTGACGGCTATCGTTGCGATTCACGACACGAGCCTCGGGCCGAGTCTCGGTGGGACACGCATCCGTGACTACGAATCCGAAGAGGCCGCGCTAACGGACGTTCTTCGCCTCTCGGAGGCGATGACGTACAAGGCGGCCGCAACCGACCTCCCGCTTGGTGGCGGCAAAGCAGTCATCATCGGCGACCCCGAGGAAGTCAAAACCGAAGCGGCACTCGAGGCCTACGGCCGCGCGGTCGACTGTCTCGCGGGTCGGTACATCACCTCGGTCGATATCAACTCCGGTGCCGAGGAGATGGACATCGTCGCGCGCGAGACGGACCACGTCGTCGGTGGGACGGACGGGCTGGGGAACCCGTCTGAAGTCACGGCACACGGCGTCTTCTCGGGTATTCGCGCCTGCGCGGAACACACCCACGGCACCAGCACCGTCAGCGATCTGGACGTCGTCGTCCAGGGGCTCGGGAAGGTCGGCCGACTGCTCGCGGAGGAGCTACTCGAGCACGGCGCGTCCGTGACGATTTCGGACGTGAACCAGGAGGCAGTCGACGAGTTCAGCGCGGCGTACGATGTCGACGTCGTCGCGCCAGATGCGGTTTACGAGGAACCGTGTGACGTCTTCGCGCCGTGTGCAATCGGCGGCGTCGTCAACGACGAGACGATCGACCAGCTGCAGTGTGACATCGTCGCCGGGTCGGCGAACAACGTCCTCAAGGAGCGACGACACGCGGACGCGCTCGCCGAGCGAGACATCCTCTACGCACCGGACTACGTGATCAATGCGGGCGGCCTCGTCACCGTCGGCAAGGAGTACCTCGGCGGAACGTACGAGGAGGCCTACGAGGAGTCGGAGAAGATCGGCGACCGCCTGAGCGAGATGATCGAGCGCGCCGAGGCCGACGACAGCACGGTGCTCGACGCTGCCGAAGCGTACGCCCAGGAACGAATCGACGAGTCCGACACGGTGACGCCGGCACTGCCGTCGAACTAG
- a CDS encoding PLP-dependent cysteine synthase family protein has translation MNGSILDTIGSPLVQVDSPEGATVAAKVESFNPGGSAKDRPALEMIRTAERDGAIEPGDWLVEPTSGNTGIGLALVAAARGYDLTIVMPASKSEERRRVMAAYGADLELVDGEMEDARERADELESEGAVQLGQFENPANPEAHYKTTGSEIIEQVGDREIDAFVAGVGTGGTLSGTGRRLREEFPEMDIIAVEPERNAVLSTGESGTDEFQGMGPGFVSDNLDRDLIDRVETVALENAEDECRRLAREEGILVGQSSGATSLVANRIASEIAEPERECPEIPDAFERQELATPEPDGGQQVEDCPLVVTVFWDSGERYMSTGLFDY, from the coding sequence ATGAACGGAAGCATCCTGGACACCATCGGCTCACCGCTCGTCCAGGTCGACTCACCGGAAGGGGCGACCGTCGCCGCGAAGGTCGAATCCTTCAATCCTGGCGGGTCGGCCAAGGACCGGCCGGCCCTCGAGATGATCCGCACCGCCGAACGCGACGGCGCAATCGAACCCGGTGACTGGCTCGTCGAACCGACCAGCGGCAACACCGGCATCGGCCTCGCGCTCGTCGCCGCCGCCCGCGGCTACGACCTCACCATCGTCATGCCCGCCTCGAAATCCGAGGAACGCCGCCGCGTCATGGCCGCCTACGGCGCAGACCTCGAACTCGTCGACGGCGAGATGGAAGACGCCCGCGAGCGCGCGGACGAACTCGAGTCCGAGGGCGCGGTCCAGCTCGGCCAGTTCGAGAACCCGGCCAACCCCGAAGCCCACTACAAGACGACCGGCTCGGAGATCATCGAACAGGTCGGTGACCGAGAAATCGACGCCTTCGTCGCCGGTGTCGGCACCGGCGGCACCCTCTCTGGCACCGGCCGTCGCCTCCGCGAGGAGTTCCCCGAGATGGACATCATCGCCGTCGAACCCGAGCGAAACGCTGTCCTCTCGACAGGGGAATCCGGCACCGACGAGTTCCAGGGAATGGGACCGGGCTTCGTCAGCGACAACCTGGATCGGGACCTGATCGACCGCGTCGAGACGGTTGCACTCGAGAACGCCGAGGACGAGTGTCGCCGGCTTGCGCGCGAGGAGGGGATTCTGGTCGGCCAGTCGAGCGGTGCGACAAGCCTGGTTGCGAACAGAATCGCGAGCGAAATCGCCGAACCGGAACGGGAGTGCCCGGAGATTCCGGACGCCTTCGAGCGCCAGGAACTCGCCACACCGGAACCGGATGGCGGCCAGCAGGTGGAGGATTGCCCGCTCGTCGTCACCGTCTTCTGGGACAGCGGCGAGCGGTACATGTCGACCGGGCTGTTCGACTACTAA
- a CDS encoding DUF5804 family protein — MTRVCLIGADDCTLQYELLSRETAREALSTYDLRRPFENTIALRTVSVGAAISLLNDLDWYLTRFVDEALVQEPSVSDEEWLSRELATQLRNSAVGPDETDEFCKIYGVERADPASAPGAPAASAAGANTESEGEHGSEEESGGESDERGDAATRTGGGQARTETQQTETTTEPTTPTPRRRLVEPLYVRRTGGDLPEYDLRDVDSTLVVRITEAEHSP, encoded by the coding sequence GTGACGCGCGTTTGTCTCATCGGGGCCGACGACTGCACCCTCCAGTACGAGCTACTCTCCCGCGAGACCGCTCGCGAGGCGCTCTCGACGTACGACCTTCGCCGGCCGTTCGAGAACACGATCGCCTTGCGAACCGTCAGCGTCGGGGCGGCCATCTCGCTGTTGAACGATCTCGACTGGTATCTCACCCGCTTCGTCGACGAGGCGCTGGTACAGGAACCGAGCGTGAGCGACGAAGAGTGGCTCTCGCGCGAACTCGCGACACAACTGCGAAACAGCGCAGTCGGACCCGATGAGACGGATGAGTTCTGCAAGATTTACGGCGTGGAACGTGCCGATCCCGCGTCTGCTCCCGGCGCTCCTGCCGCATCAGCCGCCGGAGCGAACACCGAAAGCGAAGGCGAACACGGTTCCGAGGAAGAAAGCGGAGGCGAGAGCGACGAGAGAGGGGATGCTGCGACACGAACGGGAGGAGGGCAGGCACGGACCGAGACACAGCAGACTGAAACTACAACTGAACCGACGACACCGACTCCACGCCGTCGACTCGTCGAACCGCTGTACGTCCGTCGGACAGGCGGGGACCTCCCCGAGTACGACCTCAGGGATGTCGACTCGACGCTCGTCGTTCGAATAACTGAAGCAGAGCACTCGCCGTAA
- the allB gene encoding allantoinase AllB, whose product MSASESESESESESESQSQSQSQSESDTVDLVVRNCTVVTPAGRTPDAGVAVEDGTIVAVGRSNRLPDADRVVDAAGQVLVPGIVDCHIHNREPGLEYKEDWESATRAAAAGGVTTVVGMPNTDPVIDRPEHLELKFERGEASAHVDFQSYVVVTSENLDQIPALDEAGALGYKIFLGSTVGDVPPPNDGEILEAMAKIRETGKRLGFHEENGEIIDHYTQKFKEEGKNKPIHHSHSRPVIAEQEAVERMITFAEETGTKIHMFHVSSGSAAEAVARGKERGVDVTAETMPHYLWFTEEVMREVGNPARIQPPIRDADERDLLWEVGIDDGAIDCIATDHAPHTPEEKKVDDPFGNTWDAISGFVGLETEVPTMLTFVDQGRLTLEEWVRRHSTRPAQVWGMYPQKGSLQVGTDADFTIVDPEHEWTLESGDELHSKNCVTPFVGETFTGKATTTVVRGEVVYEDGSVVGESGYGTRVAVDADTTADAVADADD is encoded by the coding sequence ATGAGTGCCAGTGAGAGTGAGAGTGAGAGCGAGAGCGAGAGCGAGAGCCAGAGCCAGAGCCAGAGCCAGAGCGAAAGCGACACCGTCGACCTCGTCGTGCGAAACTGCACCGTCGTCACCCCTGCCGGCCGCACCCCCGACGCCGGCGTCGCCGTCGAGGACGGAACCATCGTCGCCGTCGGCCGCAGCAACCGCCTCCCCGACGCTGATCGCGTCGTCGACGCCGCGGGACAGGTCCTCGTCCCCGGTATCGTCGACTGCCACATCCACAATCGCGAGCCCGGACTCGAGTACAAAGAAGACTGGGAGTCCGCGACCCGCGCGGCCGCGGCGGGCGGCGTCACGACCGTGGTCGGGATGCCGAACACGGATCCGGTGATCGACCGGCCCGAGCATCTCGAACTGAAGTTCGAGCGCGGCGAGGCGTCGGCTCACGTCGACTTCCAGAGCTACGTGGTCGTCACGAGCGAGAATCTGGATCAGATCCCCGCGCTTGACGAGGCCGGCGCGCTGGGGTACAAGATTTTCCTCGGGTCGACGGTCGGCGACGTGCCGCCGCCGAACGACGGCGAAATCCTCGAGGCCATGGCAAAAATCCGGGAGACGGGCAAACGCCTCGGGTTCCACGAGGAGAACGGCGAGATCATCGACCATTACACGCAAAAATTCAAAGAAGAAGGCAAGAACAAGCCGATTCATCACTCACACTCGCGACCAGTGATTGCCGAGCAGGAGGCCGTCGAACGAATGATCACGTTCGCCGAGGAGACCGGTACGAAGATCCACATGTTCCACGTCTCCTCGGGTTCGGCCGCCGAGGCCGTCGCTCGCGGGAAGGAACGCGGCGTCGACGTTACGGCCGAGACGATGCCCCACTACCTCTGGTTCACCGAGGAAGTCATGCGCGAGGTCGGCAACCCCGCACGCATTCAGCCGCCGATCCGCGATGCCGACGAGCGCGACCTACTCTGGGAGGTCGGCATCGACGACGGCGCGATCGACTGCATCGCGACCGACCACGCGCCCCATACCCCCGAGGAAAAGAAAGTCGACGACCCGTTCGGTAACACCTGGGACGCCATTTCGGGCTTCGTCGGTCTCGAAACCGAAGTGCCGACGATGCTCACCTTCGTCGATCAGGGGCGACTTACACTCGAGGAGTGGGTCCGTCGCCACTCGACCCGGCCGGCGCAGGTCTGGGGAATGTACCCCCAAAAGGGGTCGCTCCAGGTCGGAACGGACGCGGACTTCACGATCGTCGATCCCGAACACGAGTGGACACTCGAGAGCGGCGACGAACTGCACTCGAAGAACTGTGTCACGCCGTTCGTAGGCGAGACGTTCACCGGGAAGGCCACCACGACGGTTGTCCGTGGTGAAGTCGTCTACGAGGACGGGTCGGTCGTCGGTGAGTCGGGGTACGGCACACGGGTTGCCGTCGACGCGGATACGACTGCAGATGCGGTTGCGGACGCGGACGACTAA